One part of the Pseudoliparis swirei isolate HS2019 ecotype Mariana Trench chromosome 6, NWPU_hadal_v1, whole genome shotgun sequence genome encodes these proteins:
- the rapsn gene encoding 43 kDa receptor-associated protein of the synapse, whose product MRRLAPEMGQDQTKQQIEKGLRLYQSNQTDKALHVWTKVLEKTSDPGGKFRVLGCLITAHSEMGKYKDMLKYALDQIDTAREMEDPDYLTEGYLNLARSNEKLCDFQKTVSYCKTCLNMQGTTVSLQLNGQVCLSMGNAFLGLSVFQKALESYEKALRYAHNNDDKMLECRVCCSLGNIYVHLKDYEKALFFPCKAAELVNDYGKGWSLKYRAMSQYHMSVAYRKLERLPDAMECCEESMKIALQHSDRPLQALCLLNFADIHRCRRDADKAFPRYESALSIMTEIGNRLGQSHVYLGVAKCWLLQKEFDKALDSLQRAQELSDGMGYKLCSLKVHCLSEGIHRTRGQQEELRDQVVKFLQCVEELELYCGMCGESIGDRDQKLQALPCSHIFHLKCLQTNGTKGCPKCFKSSMKPGFV is encoded by the exons ATGAGGCGCCTTGCACCAGAGATGGGCCAGGACCAAACCAAGCAGCAGATAGAGAAGGGCCTGAGGTTGTATCAGTCCAATCAGACGGACAAAGCCCTGCATGTCTGGACTAAAGTGCTGGAGAAGACCTCAGATCCTGGGGGGAAGTTTCGGGTGTTAGGCTGCCTGATAACGGCTCACTCAGAAATGGGAAAATATAAAGACATGCTCAAG TACGCTCTAGATCAAATTGACACAGCCAGAGAAATGGAGGACCCAGACTACCTGACGGAAGGCTACCTGAACTTGGCGCGCAGCAATGAGAAGCTGTGCGACTTCCAGAAAACGGTGTCCTACTGTAAGACCTGCTTAAACATGCAGGGCACCACCGTCAGCCTGCAGCTCAACGGCCAGGTGTGCCTGAGCATGGGCAACGCCTTCCTGGGCCTCAGCGTCTTCCAGAAAGCTCTGGAGAGCTACGAGAAGGCCCTGCGCTACGCACACAACAACGACGACAAGATGCTGGAGTGCAGAGTCTGCTGCAGTCTGGGGAACATTTATGTCCACCTTAAG GACTATGAGAAAGCCCTGTTCTTCCCATGTAAAGCAGCTGAGCTCGTCAATGACTACGGCAAGGGTTGGAGCCTCAAGTATCGAGCGATGAGCCAGTACCACATGTCTGTCGCCTACAGGAAACTCGAGCGCCTGCCAGACGCCATGGAGTGCTGTGAG GAATCGATGAAGATTGCTCTGCAGCACAGTGACCGTCCTCTGCAGGCGCTGTGCTTACTAAACTTTGCAGACATACACCGCTGCAGACGTGACGCTGAT AAAGCATTCCCTCGCTACGAGTCTGCACTGAGTATCATGACTGAGATTGGAAACCGTCTCGGACAATCACACGTCTACCTGGGAGTTGCAAAGTGTTGGCTGCTGCAGAAAGAATTTGACAAG GCTCTTGATTCTTTGCAGCGAGCACAGGAATTGTCAGATGGGATGGGATACAAG CTGTGTTCGCTGAAGGTGCACTGCCTGAGTGAAGGGATCCATCGAACCCGGGGGCAGCAGGAAGAGCTCAGGGACCAGGTGGTGAAGTTCCTGCAGTgtgtggaggagctggagctctACTGCGGCATGTGTGGAGAGTCCATCGGGGACAGGGACCAAAAACTGCAGGCCTTACCCTGTTCCCACATTTTCCATCTCAA GTGTCTGCAGACAAACGGCACGAAGGGTTGTCCCAAGTGTTTCAAGTCCTCAATGAAGCCTGGATTTGTGTGA